Within Wyeomyia smithii strain HCP4-BCI-WySm-NY-G18 chromosome 2, ASM2978416v1, whole genome shotgun sequence, the genomic segment gacaggtatgcgAATCATGCAGAAGTTGCGTTTGAAGACACGTTAaaattgcctagtgttgtaagagcgatatcttttgattagtattttttatcacgaattttcaggtgatcaatttcaccccattccacggtaatcAAAAACTACCTCCACCACCTCATCTCGGAATTGGAATGATATCCAGACCCATAGACACTTATAAAATACCTCTCCGAAAATAATATGGTAGCcctgaaaagattcaaaatggcatctggggttaatttttggtttctgtacaTCATCCCGATTAGCATACGGTCGTTTAGGCTGTTTTCTTAGGGTCAATTTTAAACTTTCGTGTATCACCCCGATTACCCCGATTGTGTCGACCTGAAAGGATAGtatcttgaaaaataaaaataaaacttagTGTCCATTCTGGATATTTATGCAAAGTTGACAAATTGCGGTAACCATTAAGatgtattcgttttttttttacgttattAAGATGTAAAACGAACAAAAATCCTCAGAATCTTCAATAACATTaaaatgtgtattttttctgaattttatcTTATGTATTTTTCATACTGGTCAATAAAGGTAACATATATTGTAGATAAGTTTACCAGTAGATATCGTAGAATGTAGATATTTTAACAAACAAACGGATAAAAGAAGAAATATTAAGTCAGTTTTAACTCCGCCTGTTACgattctcttggttcagtttagcctttacgaatagacttgaattattgagaactgtagcagagggtccaaagcccctgtaaaggaggatggttgcaacagctcttaaccatggctgttgcgtaaaatccaatggttaaaacccctaagctaaggtgttatgcgacccgtgccgacgtggtgggggggggggtttaagaaatacccagcctctaacggagcctgtggagtaccagggcacccttcacagtaatatgcccttactgcatcacgcgggtcactgatgcagcggactctcctttacccagcgactcgtgggaattttatgaacgacaaaacttcacaaaattcggccaccggcagcctttctttgccggaacccatggactcaacggagcgtagtccaataaaaacaaacgcaccgggcagaacggaggagatggagcatgaggatgacttaaacctcgacagcgaatcgctggacggaggaccctctgcttcatccttaatcctactttctccacaagggaatgacgaaagtcaaatggacttagttcccggtccacagacaaggcccgatgacgaaggaaaacccgaatcatcggcaccccttgtcaagcgactttcaaatgcgcaaaggcggcgactgagcaaaaatcttcgctccggtctctcgtacgaagaagccaggaagctggccctccttccaacagagcagcctgctcaatcgaaccaagtcgccgtcaagcgacagcggtcggacgacttggtgtccctaaacaccagtactaagtgtccacagcctaaaaaattgcggaacggcactggtttggggtcatcgggttcgaagccgctaccgaaggccacatatagggacatggtgggagctataagccttgcggttacttctgctacccaccccagctccctactcacaacggaccagctttaggctgtccggacctccatcctcgatcacattgcggaccaggaaaatccaaccaccaagcccaagtttaacggttgccatctaaaaaatggcttcctgcaacttgcctgtgccaacaacgacacagtgcagtggttggaaagggaggtaccttctctcgtaccatgggagggagcacaacttcgtgtataccacatgaaggatcagccgaaggccagacggtatgtcggttacttcgcggacagtgcgaactctccagacgagaagattcttcgttcactccagaatcagaacgaccatctctctaccaaaatgtggcgagtctgtaaccgtaaattggtaaagaccttggtcgaactagttctggatatcgACGAAGAATtggccaaactcgttgagagtagaaataatgaactgcactacggtttcggcaaagcacgcatccgaaaggtaagcggaaggccgaacgtcacaggcaggaaagactccgtcgcaatgtcagggaaggtacgtgcgggtaacgcctccgggagtactctgccaccacccaggcaaagcgatcctgcgaatgggctaaaggttcgcgtgggaaactcctccgggagtgccccacaaccacccaaacgcaaccctgcggttgggaaggtacgcgcaggatgcttccccgtgagtgccctgtcaccacccaaacaacgcaaccccgcggctgctcggacggttccgccgaagactcgcaagagtgtgaagcatcaaccaccgaaaagtcgcaccccccggagtcaaaaaccgccacagtgtgcgcgacgaccttctgttgccaatcgactgctgcaacctaagccgaacagtgaggaagaacaacttccatcaaccagccaaaccgctgttggcagccgtcagccaataccaggatcatcttccgatccggacaaagacggcaacttcactgcaaaatgaacagccttcgctgcgtgcaagcgaatctccatcacgcaaaaggcgcctcgggtgttctttgcaggagattcgccaaagagcagctagcggctgcattcatccacgagccgtggatcaacgaatccaaagttctcggacttaacgctcctaacggtaggttaatctactgtgacacgcagtccaaaccaaggactgcaattctgctaaatagagaactaaaatttttacttattacagaatttatccaacgcgacgtcgttgccgtcacggttgaagtaccgacaaccagaggaaagcaggaaatggttgtcgcgtcggcctacttcccgggcgaccaaggtgatattccgccacccgaagttgctgcgctcgtgcggtactgcaaggccatcagtatgccgtgacgtaccctggtggaatgatcaacttagtgaccttcgtcgggaaactaggcggttgttcaacagggcaaaagtcacgtctaactgggacgactacagggcgtccctcactaagtacaacgccgagctacgcaagggtaaacggaaatccagagttagtttctgtggaagaatccaaactctgccggaagctacgcggctccaaaaggcgatgtccaaagaccatactaacggtttaggacaggtgaggaaagaggatggatgcctcactgccactaccaaggaaacgctggcggttcttatgaacacccactttcctggatcgacagagaccgaagaactgaatagtgatgggtcgcggcaggacaattcgagacatatggcgtctcgggagtccatcctgctggcccgtcgactgttcacggaagcttcaataagttgggctctaagctcattcgaccctatgaagtctcctggtccagacggcatactacccatctttctacaaaaatcggccgcagttatcatgttcgagctcatcaacctcttcagagccagctttatcctgggccatattttggataactggctgaaggtgaaggtagtgtttttccccaaagttggaagaaaggacaaaaccctacctaaaactttcagacccataagtctggcttcatcgcttctcaagttgatggagaaaataatggataaatatatccgtgatgagtttcttaaagactccccgctgaacaggaaccaacatgcctatcaaagcggcaagtcaacagaaactgctcttcacagcttagtgacgttgattgaaaagtccctgagttatcaggagacggcgctatgtgcctttcttgatattgaggggccttcgataacacgtcctttgcatcaattgatacggctctttctcataagggaatcgaccaaacttcaaggaactggatacacgcaatgctctctagcagagtgatcacagcaagaTTCGTCacgggagattcgtctgtaacaatgtcagtgatcaagggatgcccgcaaggaggagttctctcgcccttgttatggtcactagttgtcgacgcacttctcaacaagctttcacagcttggttacgaggtcattggatacgccgatgacatcgtcctcatcgtcagaggtaaagatgacgcaactctgtcgagccgaatgctaacggctctgaataccaccatgtcatggtgtttacaggaaggtctaaacataaaccccttaaaaacagtcctaattccattcggcagacgaaggacgatatctagtactgaatggagttagactgggcttcagcaatgaagtcaaatatctcggaattattctgaacaagaaactgaactggtctgcacaactggatcatgccgctaagaaagcgatctcagcgatctgggcctgcagaactctgttcggtaagacctggggactgaaaccagacttggcactctggtcttacaagaccattgcccgaccaagaataaCCTATGCtaccctagtgtggtggcctaaggtgaacgaagtgactgcgcaagccaaactcaaaaagttcaaagacttgcatgtctttcggttaccagcgctatgcgaacaactccaactgcagccatggaagctatgctttgcctactacctctacatcttcatgtgaaaaaggaagcagagcttggcgttctaaggttgcaaaggagggaaaccatacttgaaggggaccaaatcggccaccttcgcatacttagggagttcaaactaactccgctattaaccacagtctccgactggatggacgttaggaccaacatggatatttcatatacagtgattgaaacaaaccgctctatgtggaacaatggagggcctaatcttccacctggcatcgtcagtttttatacggacagctcgaaaatgggatccctaacgggatctggtatatacggacccagtatcagggaaacgttttccctgggaaaatggcccaccgtttttcaagcagaggtatatgccatatatatctgcgcaaaaatatgtctgcaacgcaactacagacatgcgaaaatcggtatattctcggacagtcaagcagcactactagcacttaagtctgtcaaatgcgcttccaaacttgtttgggaatgcattgaaactctacgggaacttacccgacagaattcagtttttctgttttgggtgcccggacactgcggagtcgagggtaatgaacacgcttaCTACCTatcaagacagggatcagctcagcggtttattggccccgagccgtttctgggtacgtccatttccgctatcaaaagcgaactactaacttgggaagggctagaaatagtatcccaatggcaacaggcacagggctgtagacaagctaaacagtttctctatccgaaccctggaaccgccagaaagctacttagtctaaatcgtagtgacctacggataatcacgggactcctcaccggacactgtcccgctttttatcatttaaagaaaatcggcgtagtgttgaacgacacctgccgattctgcaaatctaaaccagagagttcagagcatttgctttgctcttgcgaagctcttgcttcctctaggtacaacttcttaggaagttaccttttaactccataccaagcatggagctccaatccccagcaggtcattagtttcatcaactatgttgtacctaattggggtacaggtttacaataaaacagttctactccatcaatgagtacgaacaatccgtaacctgtgcacagcaatcggggcccgccacaaaagacaatcagcaagaatgtcgcagcggcatttcagtacccagtgcccttcaggcatacagagaagTCACATATTTGTTAATTATAATATTCTGTGAAGCAATTGCTATTGATAGTAAAGCAAAGATGTACATTACGTTCTGTTTGCTCa encodes:
- the LOC129721465 gene encoding uncharacterized protein LOC129721465; protein product: MNSLRCVQANLHHAKGASGVLCRRFAKEQLAAAFIHEPWINESKVLGLNAPNEFIQRDVVAVTVEVPTTRGKQEMVVASAYFPGDQGDIPPPEVAALVRYCKAISMP